GTGTATGATTCCAGTTCTTATTTTAAAGCATTAGTATAATGGGTGATCAAGCCAATTTATACGCACCATTCTCAATTTTGCTATTTGGATGAGGGCCGCTAAAAGCCAAAAACTTTCCTGGAATTATCCAGTTGAAATCTCCATTTTCTGCCcgctggaaataaataaataaatcagcatcATGTCTCTCAGCGTGTGGCTGAACTCTTTAACCTTTATTGATTCTACAACACCACAAACTCACCTCATAATGTTCATATTCCTCCACATTAAACTTGGAGAAATCCAGCCAGCCGAACTGGAGAGCCTGAAACACACGGCATGCGATCAGCAAACACTCCTGATGAAGCATCAGAGAGACTCTGGATTACCTTGTGAACGGCCCGTAGACAGTCAAGGATATTCAGATTGAACATGCACGCTCCAAAAGATGCATCtctgttaaatgtaataaagaattaagtcaaaaatgaacagaaatctagaagttaaccaaaataaataagatTCATAGACACTactgatttaaatacattttgtattttctctGAGGCCcacatgttttgatttttttttttgggccagAAAAACTTGGTATTAAATGAAATAGATATTCTTAAATAACTAAGGGGATACATTTCAATTACCGAAAAGGAAGATAAGATCCATTTTGAGAGAGCAGAAGGCTGTACGCTTCTTCTGGTGTTTTCTGTAGATGCATTACCTGAAAGAGGAGAAAGGTGACTTTTCCACGtctaaatatcaaattaaaaaacaagcaACATTTTACTTTGCAtgcacttaaagaaaaaaaaaataacgtttcATCAGGCTGCACTTTCATGAAAGTGAAGTCTTTAGGCTAAACGAAAAGTAAATATAAAGCTGGACTGGGAAACTTACAGCATAAGAGCCGATCAAATACGCAGCATTGGCTTGTTTCTTTCGGTCGCCACAGGTATAAAACACAATTGTCTTCTTTGCAAGAGCACAAGACTTTTGAATTAGAGGAGcacaaatttaaaaacattccaaTACACTTGCATGCTTGCATACAAACACTGTGTTTAATTGAACAGTGTAATGTTGTTGCAACATAATGAAGCGTCATTACCTTCAGCTTCTTGTTGAGTTTGCAACAGAAGCGATAAAACATGGCCAGGTTGAGCGGGCCAAAGTCTGCATAGAAGCTgttcaaatataaaaatcaaagaTGTCATTGATAAAGGTCTGGTACAATCCAAAGAAACCATATGTATAATTAACAGGCTTTTCTACAgggaaaaaaacacttaatattgAATCTTTAgacaaaatatgcaaaaagtgcatgtgtgtttgatcaTATTTGATCCCTCAAAAGATTCAGAttatcagatttgagactctacaaaaataaaaagattgatggagaatcaactTTATAGTGTTTATTGACTTATACTGTCCCTAATCATCAGCCATtcaagattacattttaaaagtaatgcataaaGGCACTCTCACTTCTCATAGGAAAGCTCTTCATCGATGCAGAAACAGTGTCTGTCAGGACTGCTCTTCACCTTCTGATGAAGAAGAGCAAAATACAGCTGATCTGAAAAACACAAGAGTCCAAACTATACAGCGATCTCTCACAGTGACTGTACTTCCAGCAGATTGCATGCAGTCTGTGAATGTAAACACGTGTGAGTGACATGCATTGGTTTAAATCCTGGAGAGAGTTCTCAAACAAACCGTGAGAGGACAAAATATGTGCACGattaagaaaaaaacagaaaatgaaatagGAGCCTCACCTTTAATGAACTCGACGCAGTTTGACAGATCACATGTTTCTATTGTAACGATATTCCGGAGCATTGTTTAATCTCGggtaagtttaataataataaacccaacacacatttacaaattcaaacaaaacagtGTTAATTTAGGTCGACCCTTCaagaaataatgcaaaatgcagCGAATTTAAAAGAacgtaaaatatatatgttttacttGTCGAACCTGTTTTATGCAAGAAAACccgaattaaaaaatattaaattagaacTGTGAAAAAAATAACGCCGAGCGATCTACCTCTGGCCTAAAGTCTGATTAAAGTTCAGTTTAAAAATCCAACGCAACGTTAAACCATTTCCCGACGCTTGATTGGCTCACAGACTCACCGCTGACACGTCAATAACATGAAGCTCCTCCCTCCATAATTTAAATTGAGCAGTAGGCAGTGTTCGATTCTAATTGGCACGCTGCCCAAGCCGTTGCTAAGAGAGAAGAGCCGACTAGCCAATAGAATCTCACGTAACTCTGACTGAAAGCTTTGATTCACTATTATTATAATGATCCATTATTACTCTCATTTCGCGGTGAGCGAACAGAACAAAGAAGCTCGTTCCGTTTCTAATGTTACACAGACACCATTAAATAGTCATCCTGACATATAATCAACACTATTCTTTACATAAACAGCAATTAGTTTGTGATGTGATCTCATGTTTCGTGTTAAAACGGCCATCCCGTGGAGTAAATCgccaaaaaaaaactactgtcagGATTTGTCCGTCGGGACATAACGACCTCAGCGGCGGTTTAACCCTTTCAGATCATTCCGGCCGtggctgtagtttgtttacctgTGATACGAAGGTAAATATCGCGCTTGGAATCCGTCTGCTCCCTCAGAGACGCTCGTAGTCTTTTCCTCGACTCGTTCCGTCGCTCGTTCTTGCGCTTCATGCCTCCCTACGCGTGAAAAGATGGCGTTTCAAACGCGAACGCGCGATGAAAGAAGCATTTGCGTTTCGATTTGCGAAGTTCGGCTCCTAACGTCTCCATGGGGTGCAGACCAAATTGAATTTGAAGCCACTTGTCCTTCCAGTGATGTAggaaaggcaaggcaagttttcTGAAAGCTTTGTAAGTGACGTCACTGCGCCAACATCCGGGCAACTCCAAGGTCTATTTCTAAAGACTTTTGATTTAAGTTCCTTCACCAAACTGAAGATCTGTCCCATCTCTTTCGGTATTGTAATTATACTAAGAATCTCTGGAAAAACACATTGAGTGTTTTCTTGGTATATTTCCTAATATctttttgaaatatgaaaaaaaaattctaggataCACATGAGAGTGAACAGTCAGATGTTTATTTGTTCAACCTTATTTTGTTCTTggctaaatattttatacataggCTATTGTTtacaaaacttacatttttctATATAAATTTTCCTTGAAGATTTAAAACGATATGTGTTTGATTTCTGACAATCAAGAAACCTGGAAAAACTGAATCTGTTCAAAAGATAAATCATTGtatcttttaatataaatttgttaTATCTGGTTGTGGGCACTAAAAAGTTGatacacttaataaaaaaatcccaTAATTTTTGGAAGCAATGAAAGGATTATTAGATtttactttattgtcattgcacatgtaagggacaaggcaacgaaatgcagttagcatctaaccagaagtgcaataagcagttaATACATGGTATACAGTatctacaatatgttacaaatctacaataaatatacagataaagcAATACAAGGACATAACTTGCAGATTTTTCGGTGGTCAGGTGGTTAGGAGTCCTTAAAAATGCTGAAAGCTTGATGTAGACAGCATTTTTCTCTGTATGTCCTCAATAGCAGGGAGAGATGTCCTTGTGATGCATTGGggagttttcaccaccctctgcagtgctttGCGTTTacccactgagcagttcccataccagacagtgattcaactggtcaggatgctctcgattgCACAAcagtagaagttcaccaggatggctgaagacaactggttcttcttcagtgtcatgAGGAAGAAGAggtgctggtgagccttcttgaccaggctggaggtgtttgtggtccaggacaggtcctctgagatggtggttcccaggaacttgaagctggagacaagTTCAACAATCATCCcattaatgtggatggggtcaatCACCGTGGTGTATTCTGCAAACttgatgatggagttggatccatgcacaggcttgcagtcatgggtgtagagggagtagaggaatgggctcagcacacagccctgagGTACGCCggtggtgatggtggtggagcaggtgtggcCTGACCTAACATGCTGTGGTCTGGTCACAAAGTCCATTATCCAGGGatgtgttaatgtccaggtctccaagttttgtggtcagtttggagggaatgacagtgttaaatgctgagctgaTCTTGGTGGCCGTCTTCTTAAAAGTCATAAAAAGCATAAAAGTAATTTAGCTCATTAAGGAAAGAGATGTCTGTGACCATTGGAGTGGAGTTGCTTGGCTTGTAGTCACTGATCACTGCCACATGCGTCGTGGGTCAGAGTTGAAAAAGTGTTCCTCTACTTTTAGCTTGTAGCAgaacttggcctttttgatgcccctccTCAGGTTAGCCCTGCATTTGCTGTAGGCCTGAGCATCATCTGATCTGAAGGAAGTGTTGCAGGCTTTCAGCAAGAGTCACACCTTCATGTTCATCTATGGCTTCTGATAAGGGTACGTTgtaatttgtttttctgttgttacgctgtcaatggtggtgttgatgtaatccagtacagaggaggtatggatatcaatgtccgtgtgagagccacaggcagcctgagaagcaaacatactccagttagtgtgttgaaacctgtcctgaagtaaagagtctgctccagttggccacactttgatggtcctcattAGCCGTGTCTCCACTGTCGGGCAAGTGCGAGCCATGGCTTAAAACAGGCCGGGCGGGGTTAATAGTCTCGGGCCAGAATAGCACAGCGTTTCCACAGTCGAGCCTGAAGCACTGCTGCACTTCACCAAAACCCGCTCTTAACACGCCTCTCGGGAACAACGTCGcacaacctcatcatttcaccaacaaagagaagttatcagaaaactaagaaataagtcactggaactagcgcgatcacaaaacgaaaaTTATAAAagtggccgtttgtttgcatgctttgttaaatatttaaattcaaaagcatcgatgatttactatagaataagtgatacattgatcacaatgaattaatttatcaggactcaaaattagtcacacagaaataaatgtatttctattttatttatttatttttaatgcttaagcgttatgaaaatagcctccttattcagtcaagtctgttaatgtttatttgtagccTATACGTCACTTTTAGAATGattgataatatctctatttttataaaagctcccaaacaaaaaacattattatatttttatgatgggctacgtggagctaaactctcgagacgagactaattacagataatataagttactaaatagaTAATAAGAATTATAAGCTaatgtctgattttttttttcaagtggtcatatttaccatgtttactatggtactgttaatgcctagcgtgcaccgtcttttacatcgcttataaatatttctgccttgtatggtggttataatccacattggatcaagttatttcaaacaatcGCCactgagctcaacttattttaaaaagtctttaatgctggtgttatagctgttagctttctgaaatgatccgcggctGACGATCTCCAGACGCatagaaactccgcctttgtttataaccactcctctagcccaaGCTGGCCCCCTTTGGCCAAAGGTTTTGAAGGTGAGGCACGATCGAGCCCCAGAAGCGCgtctggccctggcacgcactagcatgcATGCTTTTAGCCCCTTTtaggtgagaaacaaagaaaggtgatcagactgtctgAGGTGGGGTAGAGGGGTCCCTTGTAAGCTCCATCAATGTTTGTGAAGAAAATTCTTTTGGAATGCAAAAATTTCTGATATTAATTGAAAAGCCGCCTGGTCAGATCCTTAGACCAGTCTGGAGTAGACATCACAGTTGATATATTATATTCCatatatttttgccattaaatgtaataatccagtgacatttttgtttacacaagGACAGCAGCCAATgttccacacagagatctgatctcatcatcatcagtctgtctggaataacatgaagaaacggAACAAACtaagacagactcaatccagaagaactgtggcaatgtctctaATActcttcaagaaacctacctgcaaagctacctgaaaaacaatatGCAATTGCACCTAGGACGAAAGCTTTTTTAACGCATAGTTTGGTAAcatcaaatgttgatttaatttagttaagataatagaagttaattaataaaatctatttatgccattatttttgacagcatcctcactttacagtgagtgaacttcacaaggaatggactgaggctggggtcaaggcatcaagagccaccacacacagacgtgtcaagagatttactgaaccacagacaacgcccttacctgggctaaggagaagaagaaatggactgttgctcagtggtccaaagtcctctttacAGATGAGAgcatgttttgtatttcatttggaaaccaaggtcctagagtctggaggaagactggagaagctcatagcccaagttgcttgaagtccagtgttaagtttccacagtctgtgaaaTTGAGGGTGCAATTTTATcttctggtgttggtccactgtgttttttgaaaaccaaagtcactgcacccatttaccaagaaactGAATTGTTGTGGAATTAACATAATATTGTAGCAAAGGATCCTATTTAAAGTGGGCTAAGTGCAAatagctctagatgctatttaaacttaaatGAACATTGTGATTTGTTCTATTCACCAGGTAAAAGTAGCAGTTCCTTGcaataagtgtaaataataattagatgctatttatactttatactggtGGATactatttgcacctcagtattgtacctggatgcaataataacagtgtaaatgattatatttattaaaattataaatacttcATATAAGTCATATAAATCATTACTTCactttaaatcattattaaacacCCGTTAGGCACTTCCAATTTTAAGaacacatttttattgaaaataaattctaatgtgacgGTAAAAGTGAGAAGATGATGCTCGGCGATACAGAGTATAAGTTACCTCACTTTCAGTAACAGGCTTGACTTACTCTGCTTTCtagggtttgacaaacctcccattctgaaatgGAAAACCCaaagtttccctcatttcagggttaacatactcagagttttcattTAACCTCCTTTCTGAAATGGGGCCCTGACCACTGCAGATTATTTCACCCCTGATAGTGTCGCCACAGAAACATACAATCCTGTCGTAATTAGGCTACCTtaataattatgatattataaaaaaaaaatcaaacattattattattattattaaggtttaatcacacaacatttcttccatgttttatttttaacagtaaatcccctttgtttttccaaaaagttgagttaattttcaataattaaaagataaattgaattaatgttttatgtgtttaatgtgcatctcagaaaatgctttatttaaagccccaactgaatggcacttaaattaacttaatccatctgtcaactttattgtcattgttcacagtacaagtacagacagggAAACAATGggtaattattaaatgtttatttttgatgtatgcattgcattctttgcatttaaaaaataattttaaaaaaatctaaaaaagaaatcttagttgttcattttaagagatccaggagtcttattttctcttgcataattaatattgcattttaattaggcaaaaacacattttatccgattaatcgatggaatttttggtagaatactcgattactaaaatattcggtAGCTACAGCCCTAGTTTGAACACCGCATTCATCtcatccaaccccaatcaaacacacctgaacaagctaatccaGGTCTTTCATTCAGATTACttgaaagctacaggcaggtgagtttgatcagggttggagttgACCTGATCTCCTCGTATCTTTAAAACCCCTTTTTACAGTGGTTGATGTTACAGCAACacgtttatttgttttagttgttttgtATTTTGCTATTAGCTCTTGAAGACACACCAGTTCAGTGCATTTTCCATCAGAGATCATTGTGAGTTGACAGACCGGGAGGATGACAGCTCATGTGTGTTGCTTGATTGTTGTTCTATTGTGTCTGTTTGGATACTTGAGCATAACAGATGCTGGAAAAACAACAGGTGAGAAGATCTGTTGGCTATTACATGGCAtagagaaatgtaaaaataagtgaTGCTCAGTCTTTGAATGCAGGATTAGGAATGGGTTTTAAAAGGTTATTAACCCCAATATTATGTACTTCGTTTCTCCTGCTGAACAACAATCCCTGGTGTATCTGCACTGTGGGGTAGATTTTCGTAAAACCATCTAAGGTGTATGTGTTTTTAGCCCTTTTAGATTCAACCATGGATATAACCATTACTGCATTTACATTACTGTAAGGCTAGGTTTGTGGCAGGTGTAGACACTAATGATTACTACACAAGTAGTGTATGTTGACTGTTGTATTAGTCATTAGTTTTAATGAGAGGTAACAAAATCTGACAATAGCACAAAGATGCTTGCTGTCTTTCTCTTTAGAAAAGCAAAACCACAATGCATCGTCAACAAGTTAAGCAGAGACTGAAGtgttttgtaattaaaatgaGTGGAAATGTTAATCATTCAGTGGCTCTTATGTCTGTATAATAGTAAAGCCAGGAAAGTGTCCACCCCAATCATCTAGAATTAGATCGTGTAACCGGAGTCCCTGTGAGAATGACTCCAACTGCCCCAACAATGAGAAGTGCTGCAGCAATGACTGTGGAAGTTACTGTACAGCTCCATATATAGGTATGTTGTTGTTAGTGAAAAGTGGCTTTTTACTTTCTTGCTCTAATAAAGTAGGTGTGAACTGAACCCTGTTTTACTCACAGGATGGCTTTACAAAAGTATACtttgaatataattaatttttgtaGGTAAAGGTTTGTTGCTGTTAATACATTGTTTCATTCTGTTTATTGGTGTGTCATAGTCCATAGCACAAACTAAAACTGGCTAACTTTGTCCCTGCAGTGAAGCCAGGTCAATGTCCCGACCCAAGGGACATTACACTATCTCCTGAAATCTGTGTCCaagatggccagtgtcctgccacaCAGAAATGTTGCCCAACCACCAGTGTCAATGCATGCAGTGAACcccagggtcaggggagcggccagggtcaggggagcggccagggtcaggggagcggccagggtcaggggagcggccagggtcaggggagcggccagggaagtggccagggtcAAGGGagcggccagggaagtggcctTGGCTATGGTCAGGGTAGTGGCCAGGGGAGCGGCTATGGTCAGGGAAGCGGGTTTGGCCAGGGTCAAGGgagcggccagggaagcggctatggtcAAGGGAGCGGCTATGGTCAGGGTAGTGGCCAGGggagcggctatggccagggaagCGGGTTTGGCCAGGGTCAAGGGAGTGGCCAAGGAAGTGGCTTTGGCTATGGCCAGGGGAGTGGTCAGGGGAGTGGCTTGGGCCAGGGAGTTGGCTATGGCCAGGGGAGCGGCCAGGGAGTTGGCTATGGCCAGGgtagcggctatggacagggccaGGGAGTTGGCTATGGCCAGGGGAGCGGCCAGGGAGTTGGCTATGGCCAGGGGAGCGGCCAGGGAGTTGGCTATGGCCAGGGGAGCGGCCAGGGAAGTGGCTTTGGCCAGGGCCAGGGAGTTGGCTATGGCCAAGGGAGCGGCCAGGGAAGTGGCTTTGGCCAGGGCCAGGGGAGCGGCCAGGGAAGTGGCTTTGGCCAGGGCCAGGGAGTTGGCTATGGCCAGGGGAGCGGCCAGGGAAGTGGCTTTGGCCAGGGCCAGGGAGTTGGCTATGGCCAGGGgagcggccagggaagcggcttggGCCAGGGAGTTGGCCATGGCCAGGGGAGCGGCCAGGGAAGTGGCTATGGACAGGGCCAGGGAGTTGGgtatggccagggaagtggcttTGGCCAGGGAGTTGGCCGTGGCTCTGGCTATGGACAGGGGA
This genomic window from Carassius auratus strain Wakin chromosome 33, ASM336829v1, whole genome shotgun sequence contains:
- the LOC113052652 gene encoding ion-translocating oxidoreductase complex subunit C-like isoform X2, whose translation is MASVLPHRNVAQPPVSMHAVNPRVRGAARVRGAARVRGAARVRGAARVRGAAREVARVKGAAREVALAMVRVVARGAAMVREAGLARVKGAAREAAMVKGAAMVRVVARGAAMAREAGLARVKGVAKEVALAMARGVVRGVAWARELAMARGAARELAMARVAAMDRARELAMARGAARELAMARGAARELAMARGAAREVALARARELAMARGAAREVALARARELAMARGAAREVALARARELAMARGAAREAAWARELAMARGAAREVAMDRARELGMAREVALARELAVALAMDRGVVRDWEVGKERVTEVISQGNCLETFV
- the LOC113052652 gene encoding mRNA decay activator protein ZFP36L3-like isoform X3, which encodes MASVLPHRNVAQPPVSMHAVNPRVRGAARVRGAAREVARVKGAAREVALAMVRVVARGAAMVREAGLARVKGAAREAAMVKGAAMVRVVARGAAMAREAGLARVKGVAKEVALAMARGVVRGVAWARELAMARGAARELAMARVAAMDRARELAMARGAARELAMARGAARELAMARGAAREVALARARELAMAKGAAREVALARARGAAREVALARARELAMARGAAREVALARARELAMARGAAREAAWARELAMARGAAREVAMDRARELGMAREVALARELAVALAMDRGVVRDWEVGKERVTEVISQGNCLETFV
- the LOC113052652 gene encoding mRNA decay activator protein ZFP36L3-like isoform X1, yielding MASVLPHRNVAQPPVSMHAVNPRVRGAARVRGAARVRGAARVRGAARVRGAAREVARVKGAAREVALAMVRVVARGAAMVREAGLARVKGAAREAAMVKGAAMVRVVARGAAMAREAGLARVKGVAKEVALAMARGVVRGVAWARELAMARGAARELAMARVAAMDRARELAMARGAARELAMARGAARELAMARGAAREVALARARELAMAKGAAREVALARARGAAREVALARARELAMARGAAREVALARARELAMARGAAREAAWARELAMARGAAREVAMDRARELGMAREVALARELAVALAMDRGVVRDWEVGKERVTEVISQGNCLETFV